The following nucleotide sequence is from Pseudoalteromonas xiamenensis.
GTTAAATGCGTTAAAGCCTTTGAAAGAAGCTGGATTGGTTGCTGACCTGCCGATCATCATTAATGCGGTTTCTGGCGTAACAGGCGCAGGTCGCAAAGCGGCAATTAATACGCATTTTTGTGAGGTGTCCTTAGCACCCTATGGGGCTCTTTAATCATCGCCATACACCAGAAATTAGCCAATATCTGGGGCACGATGTCCTTTTTACACCTCATTTAGGTAATTTTGCGCGTGGCATTCTTGAAACGATTTACGTGACGCTGAAGCCTGACGTGACGGCTGCGCAAGTCGAAGCGGCTTATCAAGTGCTTGCCGATGAGCCTTTAATTCGTTTGAAAGGCAAAGTGATGCCTTCGATTAAAGGTGTTGCGAATCAACCATTTGTCGATATTGGCTGGCAACAACAAGGCCAACAGCTGATCGTCGTTGCTGCGATTGATAATTTACTAAAAGGTGCTGCAGGGCAAGCGCTGCAGTGTATGAATATTGCGAGTCACTGGCCGTCAGAATTGGGTTTAAAGGGAGCTTAGTCATGAGTACGTCAAAACCAATTTGGGTAATTAAACTCGGTGGCGCAGTATTAAATTCTGAAGAAGCATCCAACGCATTGTTCGATGTAATGAAAGCGCAAACGGCCTTTCATTTTGTGGTCGTACATGGTGGCGGAGCGTTAGTGGACAGTTGGCTTAAAGATGCAGGTTTTGCCACGGCAAAACATCAAGGTCTTCGTATTTCGCCTCGCGAACAAATGCCTTATATCGTCGGTGCGCTCGCCGGTACGGCGAACAAACAATTAATGGGGGCGGCATTAGTCAGTGGCATGAAACCGATCGGTTTGTCGTTGTTCGAAGCCGGCATTTTGGTCAAACAAAAATTGAAAGTGTTAGCCCAGGTTGGCGAGTGTGATGGCACTCACGATGGGGTTATCCCAGCTATGTTGAACGCAGGTTTTACACCGATCGTGAGTTCAATTGGTCTAGGTGAAGACGGGTCCCTGTATAACGTTAATGCTGACGAAGCGGCCGCCGCGATTGCTGCGCACCTTAAAGCGGAAATTATCTTTATGACCGATGTGGAAGCTGTGCTTGATGCAAATAAGCAACCACTTCATGAATTAAATGCCGATCAAATCGCGAAACTAATCGAAGAAGAGGTAATTGTGGGTGGAATGGAGGTGAAAGTGAAAACGAGCCTAACTGCCGCCGAACAATTACGACGAGGCGTGTATATCTCTAGCTGGCAAAAGCCAGAAAACCTTACCGCGCTTTTAGCCGGCGAACACGTAGGTACCAAAATTACGCCTTAGAGGAATCCATAATGCAGCACTATATTCACGGCCTTGAGTTTAAAAAAGCAGAGACTCAAGCAACTACTCGATCTTGCGATCAAAATGAAACAAAACCCTGCTGATTACGCTCAAGCGTTGGCAGGGAAATCAATCGTTACCCTTTTTGAAAAGCCAAGCTTACGCACACGCGTTTCATTTGATATTGGTATCAATAAGTTAGGTGGTCATGCTGTCTACTTAGACCAACAAAATGGCGCAATGGGTAGCCGTGAATCAGTCAAAGATTTCGCCCTAAATATTTCCACTTGGGCAGACGCGATTGTTGCACGCGTGATGCGTCACGACACATTAACTTGCATGGCTGAGAATGCCAGTGTGCCAGTCGTAAATAGTTTGTGTGATTTATATCACCCATGTCAGGCATTGGCTGATTTCATGACGCTGCAAGAAGTGTATGGTGACGTGAAAGAGCTGAAACTCGCTTACTTAGGAGAGGGAAATAATGTCGCACACTCATTGATGTTGCTGGCAGCTACCCTCGGTACAGATTTCGTTGCGGTGTGTCCAAAAGGGCATTCACCGGACGCGCAAATTCTCAAACAAGCTGAGCAACTCGCCGCGGCGAATGGCGCTTCCGTGTCAATTAGTGATCGTATTGAAGCGGCAGTTGGCGCAAATGTGCTCTATGCTGATACGTGGGTGTCAATGGGTGATAAAACGCCACTTAAAGAAGTTGTTGATACTTACATGCCTTATCAAATCAACCAAGAGCTTGTTGAAAAAACTGGGGCATCAACTGTTTTACATTGCCAACCTGCACATCGAGAGTATGAAATTACTTCTGAAGTGATGGATGGTCCGAAATCAAGAATTATGCAGCAAGCTGAAAACCGCATGCACGCGCAAAATGCGCTTCTCGTCAGTTTGTTGAACCCAAGTTATCTCTAAGGATTATGAACAATGAGCGAAATTAAGAAAGTAGTATTGGCTTATTCTGGCGGTCTGGATACTTCGGCGATTGTGCCATGGTTAAAAGAAAACTACGGCTGTGAAGTCGTGTGTTTTGTGGCTGATGTAGGCCAAGGTGACGCGGAACTTGAGGGCGTAGAAGCTAAAGCGATTGCGTCAGGGGCATCTGAATGTCACATTGTTGATTTGAAAGAAGAGTTTGTAGCGGATTACATTTACCCAACATTAAAAACCGGTTGTATTTACGAAGGTACCTATTTACTAGGTACATCAATGGCACGCCCTATTATTGCCAAAGCGCAGGTTGAAATAGCACGTAAAGTGGGCGCAGATGCCTTAGCGCATGGCTGTACAGGTAAAGGGAATGACCAAGTTCGTTTTGAATCGTGTTTCGCCGCACTTGCGCCGGATTTAAAAGTCATTGCACCATGGCGCGAATGGGACCTAACCAGTCGTGAGTCACTGCTTAATTACTTAGATGAACGAAATATTCCGTGTTCTGCATCCCTCAAGAAAATTTACAGCCGAGATGCAAACGCATGGCACATTTCAACGGAAGGCGGAGAGCTTGAAAACCCTTGGAATGAGCCAAGTGAGCAAGTGTGGACTATTACAGCATCACCGGAACAAGCACCAGATAAAGCCGAATACGTCTCAGTGCAAGTAGAAAAAGGTCAAATCGTGGCGGTAAATGGTGAGCGTTACTCACCTTACGAGTGTCTGGTGAAATTAAATGAGATAGCGGCACCTCATGGCGTAGGTCGTATCGATATCGTTGAAAACCGACTTGTTGGTATGAAATCTCGTGGCTGTTATGAAACACCTGGCGGCACCGTTATGGTTGCTGCATTGCAGGCCATTGATGAATTGGTGTTGGATAAAACGAGTCGTAAGTGGAAAGAGTTACTTGGTAATGAGTTTGCACATCTCGTTTACGATGGTCGTTGGTTTACCCCACTAAAAGCGTCGGTTTTAGGTGGGGCGGAAGCGCTTTCAGAATACGCAACTGGTGAAGTGGTGCTAAAACTGTATAAAGGTCAAGTGATGCCTGTTCAGAAACGTTCACCAAATAGCCTGTACAGTGAAGATTTCGCCACTTTTGGTGAAGATGACGTTTATAACCAAGCTCATGCAGAAGGGTTTATTCGTCTTTACTCTTTATCAAGCCGTATTGCCGCACTTAACAAAGCAAAATAAATCAACGTGCAGTTCTCGAAGGCAAGGTTATCTACCTTGCCTTCCCATTCGTATTCTAGGAGATAACTATGGCATTGTGGGGCGGCCGTTTTTCTGAGGGGCCAGATTCGGCATTCAAACAGTTCAATGATTCATTACCTTTCGATTACCAATTAGCAGAACAAGACATTATTGGTTCTAAAGCTTGGGCAAAAGCGATAGCCAGTGTTGGCGTACTAACAACTGCGGAATTGCAAACGTTAACGACGGCATTGGATGAGTTATTAGTTGAGGTTCAAGCGGATCCTGAGTCGATTGCTACGGCCGGTGATGAAGACATTCATTCGTACGTTGAAAGTAAGTTAATTGAAAAAGTAGGTGACTTGGGTAAAAAACTGCACACAGGTCGCAGCCGCAATGACCAAGTTGCGACGGATTTTCGTCTTTGGAGCCGCAAAACGGCGCAGATTATTTTAGAGGCCTTAGCGGATCTCAAGCAGGCTTTTTTGATTTTGGCAGAGAAAGAACTTGGAACAATACTTCCGGGTTACACACATTTGCAACGTGCTCAGCCTGTCTTATTTAGTCATTGGTGTATGGCCTATGTTGAAATGCTGAACCGTGACTCTGGGCGTTTAAGTGATGCTTTAGCCCGTCTCAATCAGTGTCCTCTTGGTAGTGGTGCGCTGGCTGGGACTGCGTATGCGATTGACCGTACCGCGCTTGCAAAAGAACTCGGTTTTGATAGTGCAACGAGAAACAGTCTTGATGCAGTATCAGATAGAGACTTTGTGCTAGAACTACTCAGCACCGCGTCAATTTCGATGCTGCATTTATCGCGATTAGCCGAAGACATGATTTTTTATAACAGTGGTGAAGCTGGATTTATTGAATTGTCGGATTCCGTGACGTCTGGTTCGTCGTTGATGCCACAGAAAAAGAATCCCGATGCACTTGAACTCATCCGTGGCAAAACGGGACGGGTGTTTGGTGCACTAAGCGCCATGTGTATGACGGTGAAAGCACTGCCGTTGGCATATAACAAAGATATGCAAGAAGATAAAGAAGGGCTCTTTGACGCGTTAGCGACTTGGCTTGCGTGTCTTCATATGGCGCAAGCGTGTATCAACGGTGTAAAAGTAAATAGCGAAAGAACCTTAGCCGCAGCAAAAGGTGGGCATGCAAATGCGACTGAGTTGGCTGATTATTTGGTCGCTAAAGGGATCCCGTTCCGACAAGGTCACCATATTGTGGGGCAGTTGGTGCAGTTGGCGATTAGTGAAGGTAAAAACTTGGAAGAACTCAGTTTGTCTCAGTTCCAAGCGGTTTGTGATGTTATTACCGACGATGTCTATCCAGTGCTTGAAATTGATGCATGTATTGCCGCCCGTAAGGCACTCGGAGGCACCTCATTGCCGCAAGTAAAAGCTGCAATTGCCGCAGAGAATACAAAGTAATCAAACATTTACCTATTTGCCAAAAAATTGACTCGGTGGTCTAAACGATGACTTACCTGTACGCCGTAAGTACCAGTACAATTTTTGAGTAATCAGTATAATAAACCACCCAAGCGGTGGTTTTTTCTTGCTTTTAGCTTGTTTGTTAATCAAATTTTAACAAAAAAATCTATGTATCGAAGATCTGGCATAGTACTTGATATTGATCCCTCACATTTTTGCAATACCCCAATTTTTTAGGGGATTGTGACGAATAAGAAGAACTTTACTCTCTGAGGGAAAACAAAATGTTAAATATGATCAAAAAGATGGCACTAAAAAATCGTTCGACTAAATTCGCTGGTCAATCACCTGTTTTGTCTGGTAAGGTGGATTTTACAAGTGAAATGTTGGCAATGGTTTCTGGTGCTGGCCCACGCATCACTCCTGAGTCTCGAACAAAAAGAAAAAGTATAAGAGTGTTACTACGAGATATATTTGGACTTACATTAGGTGCATTGATCGTTTGGGGATTTCTCATGGCTTTCCTAATAAATGTATTGATGCACTTCACTACCAAGCATAAATTGATGCCAACAATAGTTACCTCATTTTATGTTTTCCTTTCCTATTTTATTTCTGATGATTTAGCTTCACTTACGGTTCAACCAAATGCTTATCTCAACTGGGCTATTTTCGATCTGGTTACCATTATGCTCATCTTCATTTCATTAAAAGTAGCCAAATTACCTTTTAATACAGCATCATATTATGTTTTTGGTGGATTGAGTATTAGCACCTTGCTTTATTTAAGCATGCATATTGATGTTGATATATATAACAATAGGTCACCTTGGATATTGTGGGATATATTTGGTTATGGAGGAACTCTAGTCGATTTGATGATGATTACTGTTCTAATCTTGAATCGTGATATTTTGCAAATAGGGCGACTTTTTTATCGTGGTTCAAAGCCAAGCCCAATAGAGCTAAGTGCCAAATAAATCGTAGTAAGAGCTATTCGAGAAAAAGGAGCATTAAGCTCCTTTTTCATTTCTGTTTAAGTAGATGCCTGACTTTAGAAAAAGATGCGAGCACCAAAAGTCGAAATTACTCTTCAATAAAAGGGATCCCTTTTTGCATCCATTCAGGTGCTGGTTTGCCTTTTAGGTGATGATCAAAATATTCCATCATTCGAATCGAGAAATCGACCTGATTTGGAAACTTTTTCAAATGATGTGGTTCATCTTCGTATTCTAAGAAGATAGCGTCTTTACCAGCTCTTCGAAGCGCTAGATAGTACTGTACGCCCTCATTGTATGGCACTGCGTCATCTTTATTGCCAAACATGATCAAAATAGGCGTTTCTACTTTGTCAGCGAAAAAGACAGGGGAGTTTTCAATGTATAGTTCTGGTGCTTCATAAAGCGCTTTACCTATGCGGCTTTGGCCTGTTTCATACTGGAATTGACGCGCAAGACCCGAGCCTAAACGAATGCCGCTGTAGGCCGAAGTCATATTAGATACAGGCGCACCAGAAACTACGGCTTTAAACATATTTGTCTGGGTGATCATGAAAGCACTTTGATAACCGGCCCAAGAGTGACCTTGCAAGCCGATATTGTTCGGATCAGCAACACCAATATCGATCAGTTTTTGTGCCGCATTCATCATCGTTTTTGTTGCAGATTTGCCCGGGTGACCAATTTCAAAACGAATATCCGGTAGGAATACCGCGTAGCCATTAGAGGTGAACATGGGCAAATTAGGTCGATGATTCAGCTCCATTTTAGGAAAGTCATAACGACGCTGCGTCATATAACGGTAGAAGTAAATGACGACTGGGACTTTCTGGCCTGCTTGATACCCTGCTGGTTTAATTAATACGCCTTGTAAGTCTTCACCATCATATCCTTTATATTGAACTAATTCAGGCTTTTCACCCCAAGCGAAATCATTCAGTTGTGGATTGAGCGCCGTTACTTTCTGTGACTTTTTAAATGTCGATGTGGTTTGCCAAAGATCGGGAAATTCTTGGTAGCTTTGTTTGGTGAAGATGAGCTTATCGTATTGCTTTGCTTTGGCAATCAAATCAAATCGAGCTTCTCCATCAAGGACTTGCGTCACTTTTTTGGTTTCAAGATTGAGCGTTGCAATGCCGCTTTCTTTCGTTTTTAGATTGTAGGTTTGTAAGAGTAATGTATCGGTTGAAGAATAGCCTTGCCACTGTTTATCCAACTTCACCACTCGGTACATGGTGTCAGTTGGTTTACCTTGCGTCAGTGGTGTCGCAAGGAGCGTTTTAGTGTCAAATGACCAAATATCATATTTGCTGTACACCAAAACTTGGCTTTCATCGAGATTCCAACCCGCAATACCTTGGCCAGGCTGCTCGCTCGGATAGTCGTGTTCATCATCTGCAAAAAGTGCATTTTGAACGGCCCGAGTGAGTGGTTTTACTTGTTGCGAAGGTAAATCTTTGAACCAATATTCACCTTCATTAAAATAAACGGCAAAGTGACCGGCAGGGGAAACGCTGGGCACAAAACGGCTTTTCTTGACGACCATCTGACTTTTGCCTGTTGAAATATCGAGGCTGTAGTAGTCGCTGTAAAAACCATTGTAGGTAATTTGACTAAGGTATGCAGAGTCATCATTGGCTAGTAGGGTCGTTGCTTCCGTGTTTAGCGTAAGATTTGGCAAACTCGGCGTGGTGAGCTGAACGACTTTGTCACTCGCAAGATGATAAACCGCTTGATATTGCTTATGCTTGTTTTCTTTATTCCATTGATTGATTTCACGCGGCTTTATTTCAGCATCGTTTGGATGCCACACTTTAAGCCCTTTTTGGGCACGAATCGTGTCAAAGTCGGTAAGGGAGTTTGTGTCCTTATATTTTAGTTCGGGTGCTTTAGCGGCTAAAAACGGGCTATTACCAAAATATAAACGCTCGCCTTTTTCAGACCACTGAAGTTTTGCCGTTTTGGCGCTGAACCAGCCATCTTGGTTTGGTATTGTACTTAATTGCGTTTTATCCGCGTCCCATAATCGAATGTGGTAGTCGCGACGGCGGCTGTCCTCGTTTACATAGTTACCCTCACTAAATGCAACCAGCGCCTTAGTTGGATGCCAACTAAAGGTTGATACGGTAATACCCGGTTCGCTCAGTAGATTCACCGCCTCATTTTCTTGGAAATTGCGAAAGCTAATTCGGTTGTCTTTGCCATCATCAGAACCGACTTGCCAAATTAAGCCAAAGTTCGAAACCGCATAACTGTTCACTGAATCAAAAGTGACTTCTTTTAGGTCACTGAGGCTAACCAGTATTAACGGCAGCAACGTGTCTTTTTTATCGGCTTTGATTGCATTGTCGTCTTTGTCGCGTTCTTGAGACGCTTCTTTAGCAGTTTCTTTCTTCTTTTCAACGTCTTTACGATATGCCAACCAGAAGCCCATCATCAGACAATTGGTAATCTTTCACGTCAGTGAACTCGCTTTGTTCACCCGTTTTTGCGTTCACTAGCACTAAATTCTTTTTAAGTTTTTTTCGATCGGCTTTTTTCGTTGTTTCTGTTTTGAGTAAGTCGGCTTCTTGTGTAAATGCGACCCAAGTTGCAGACTTATTGATAACAGGTTTAGAACCTAGTGGTACAGAAGCAAGTAACGCATTGGTATCTAATTGATAAACCAAACCTGTCGGGTCGCCGCGATAGGGCTTTGCACTGGTTACGAGCAACTGACCATCATCTGAAAGCAGGGTATTATTGGTTTGTTTGAAATCAAAAACGTCTTTGAAAGACAAAGGCTTGCTGGCAAAGCTAAGTGTTGGTGTGCTGAGCAATGTCGCAAACAGAAGTGAGTGGGTAACTTTCATTGCGTGATTCTTTTATTTATTTGAACATTATTTTTAGCATGAACCAATCTGAGCGCAAATTTCCTTGCGATAAGTCTCCGATTATTCGGGCTGATAAATAAAAACGGCCGCAATGGCGGCCGAATGAGTTGTTTAAGCGTGCTTATTTCTTCTCAAATGCACGTTTCATAAAGTTTGGTGTTGCAAGTGCACCTTTGTGAATACCCGAATTATAGTATTCGGTTTGGAACGTTGCAGCGTTGACTTCTGCTTCACGGAAGCCATTAAAGGCTTCGCCTTTGCGAGCCATTGTTGCAGACCACAGGCCACTTGGATAAATAGGTTGTGGGAAAGGCATCGTGATAAGATCAGCAAAACCAACCTCAAGCATTGCATCACGCATTTCACATAGAAGAGGCATGTGCATCAATGGCGATTCACTTTGCTGGATCATGATGCCACCAGGGCGAAGCGCAGCTAAACAGCTTTTGTAAAACGCGTGGTTAAACAAACCTTCACCTGGTCCTACCGGATCGGTACCATCGACAATCACCACATCGATTGATTCAGGCGCAGCTTCTTTCATGTACTTGATGCCATCATCAAACATCACTGTTGCGCGCGGATCGTTGTTCGACTCACACAACTCAGGAAAGTACTTGAGTGACATCTCAGTAACAACTTCATCGATGTCAATTTGCGTTACCGTTTCGACACCAGGGTGCTTCAGAACTTCACGTAATGTGCCACAGTCACCGCCGCCAATGATCACGACATTTTTAGGCGCTGGGTGCGAGAAAAGCGCAGGGTGACTCATCATTTCGTGATAGAAAAAGTTTTCGCGGGTACTGACCATCGTGCAACCATCGATAATCATTAAGTTGCCAAAGTCAGTTGTTTCAAACATTTCAACAAGTTGAAATGGAGATTGTTTCTCGTCTAATTTACGTTTAACACGCAGTGAAAATGCACTGCCATCTCTGTCACTGATTTCAGTAAACCAACGGTTTGCTTCTAAGTTTGCCATGTCGTCAATCACACTAAATAAAGAATAATGGGAAATTGTGCCAGCCAGAGGCGATGAGACTCAATCAATTTTAGCCAAGCAAGGGCAATTTGTCTCGGTGGACGCCAAAGCGCAAAGTGCTTAGACCTCGGATTTTAGGTTATATCCACAGATAGGTGACGTTTTCTTATTGAGTTTAATGATAATATAGTGAACGAAATGTGATTGGTCGCATCCGCTTGGTAAAAAAAGGAGAATCAATGTCGTTTATTCGCGCAGTGTTGGGATTGGTGTTGTATTTTGTGAATACCGTAGTTTGGTGTATTCCCATTTTCCTATGTG
It contains:
- the argB gene encoding acetylglutamate kinase, with translation MSTSKPIWVIKLGGAVLNSEEASNALFDVMKAQTAFHFVVVHGGGALVDSWLKDAGFATAKHQGLRISPREQMPYIVGALAGTANKQLMGAALVSGMKPIGLSLFEAGILVKQKLKVLAQVGECDGTHDGVIPAMLNAGFTPIVSSIGLGEDGSLYNVNADEAAAAIAAHLKAEIIFMTDVEAVLDANKQPLHELNADQIAKLIEEEVIVGGMEVKVKTSLTAAEQLRRGVYISSWQKPENLTALLAGEHVGTKITP
- a CDS encoding ornithine carbamoyltransferase — protein: MFTALSLKKQRLKQLLDLAIKMKQNPADYAQALAGKSIVTLFEKPSLRTRVSFDIGINKLGGHAVYLDQQNGAMGSRESVKDFALNISTWADAIVARVMRHDTLTCMAENASVPVVNSLCDLYHPCQALADFMTLQEVYGDVKELKLAYLGEGNNVAHSLMLLAATLGTDFVAVCPKGHSPDAQILKQAEQLAAANGASVSISDRIEAAVGANVLYADTWVSMGDKTPLKEVVDTYMPYQINQELVEKTGASTVLHCQPAHREYEITSEVMDGPKSRIMQQAENRMHAQNALLVSLLNPSYL
- a CDS encoding argininosuccinate synthase, which translates into the protein MSEIKKVVLAYSGGLDTSAIVPWLKENYGCEVVCFVADVGQGDAELEGVEAKAIASGASECHIVDLKEEFVADYIYPTLKTGCIYEGTYLLGTSMARPIIAKAQVEIARKVGADALAHGCTGKGNDQVRFESCFAALAPDLKVIAPWREWDLTSRESLLNYLDERNIPCSASLKKIYSRDANAWHISTEGGELENPWNEPSEQVWTITASPEQAPDKAEYVSVQVEKGQIVAVNGERYSPYECLVKLNEIAAPHGVGRIDIVENRLVGMKSRGCYETPGGTVMVAALQAIDELVLDKTSRKWKELLGNEFAHLVYDGRWFTPLKASVLGGAEALSEYATGEVVLKLYKGQVMPVQKRSPNSLYSEDFATFGEDDVYNQAHAEGFIRLYSLSSRIAALNKAK
- the speE gene encoding polyamine aminopropyltransferase produces the protein MANLEANRWFTEISDRDGSAFSLRVKRKLDEKQSPFQLVEMFETTDFGNLMIIDGCTMVSTRENFFYHEMMSHPALFSHPAPKNVVIIGGGDCGTLREVLKHPGVETVTQIDIDEVVTEMSLKYFPELCESNNDPRATVMFDDGIKYMKEAAPESIDVVIVDGTDPVGPGEGLFNHAFYKSCLAALRPGGIMIQQSESPLMHMPLLCEMRDAMLEVGFADLITMPFPQPIYPSGLWSATMARKGEAFNGFREAEVNAATFQTEYYNSGIHKGALATPNFMKRAFEKK